ACGCGCGCGAGCTTGTTGATGACCTCGACCATGTGCACCGGGATACGGATGGTGCGGGCCTGGTCGGCCATGGCGCGGGTGATCGCCTGACGGATCCACCAGGTGGCGTACGTGGAGAACTTGTAGCCCTTGGTGTAGTCGAACTTCTCGACGGCACGGATCAGACCGAGGTTGCCCTCCTGGATCAGGTCCAGGAAGAGCATGCCGCGGCCGGTGTAGCGCTTGGCCAGCGAGACCACGAGACGGAGGTTGGCCTCCAGCAGGTGGTTCTTGGCCCGGCGGCCGTCCTCGGCGATGATCTCCAGCTCGCGCTTGAGCTTGGGAGCGAGCTTGTCCGCGTTCGCCAGCTTGTCCTCGGCGAACAGGCCCGCCTCGATGCGCTTGGCGAGCTCGACCTCCTGCTCGGCGTTGAGGAGCGGGACCTTGCCGATCTGCTTCAGGTAGTCCTTGACCGGGTCGGCCGTGGCGCCGGCGACGGCGACCTGCTGCGCAGGTGCGTCGTCCTCGTCGTCGTCGGAGAGGACGAAGCCCTTGTTCTCGCCCTCGCCCTCCTCTTCCTCACCCTTGCCGGCCTTGACTTCCTCGGCGGCGTCGTCGCCGTCGAGGATCTCGTCGTCCTGCTTGCCGGCCTTCTTCGACGCGGTCTTCTTCGCCGCCGTCTTCTTCACGGCGGTCTTCTTGGCAGCCGTCTTCTTGGCTGCCGCCTTCTTCGCAGGCGCGGCCGCTGCGGCGTCATCGGCCACCGCGTCCACGGTCTCGGCCGACGGGGCGGCAGTGGCCGCGACGGTCCGCGTCACGGTCGTCTTGGCCGCGACGGTCTTGGTGGCGGTGCGCTTGACCGGGCTCTTCGCTGCGACGCTCTTGCGGGCGCGCTTCGACGGCTCCGCGGCACTGACCATCAGCGTCACACCCTCTTCCTCGAGGATCTGGTTGAGGCTGCGCAGAACGTTCTTCCACTGGGTTGGCGGAATCTGGTCAGCCTCGAAGGCCCGACGCACGTCATCGCCGGCGATCTGCCCATCAGCCTTTCCCCGCTCGATGAGCGCCATGACAGATTCGGACTCGGCGATCTCCGGCGGGAGCGTACGGGATGTGCTGGCCGACACGAACAACCTCTCGGAACGATGGAAACGGCTTCCGGCCCGGCCCTGAGAGGGCTGGAACCGACGACCGTCGGGCTGGGTATGTACCGACGGCGCGGGTTAGGCCTCAGAACTGCACAGCGCGCTCAATGGCTGCTGTATTCCTTCCGCGGCGGTCACCTCTTAAGTCATCGCGCTGTTTCGAGGAGTGTTACGCCCAATCCGCGTGGCCCGAGTCACACCTCATTTGCGACGAACACGACCATGGGTGACATCCCCCGCAATTGTGCCGCCGGACCGTGGGGGTCCGGCGACACATGGCTCGTACACCCTGACCGCGCTGCGGTCAGTGCTGCTCGCGCGGCCCCGGCACCACTCGCTCCACCTCGGGGTGGACGACGAGCAACTGGCGCATGGCCGCCTCGGCGCCTGCGGAGTCGCCGGCCGCCAGGGCGTCGACGATGCTCGCGTGATGCCCGAGAGAGGCCTCGTTCGGCCGGTCGCAACCGGTGACCGGGCCCCCGGAGACCTGAAGAGCGGCGGAAACGATGCCGGAAAGGTGCTCCAGCATGCGGTTGCCCGCGGCCTGGATGAGCAGGGAGTGGAATTCCGCGTCGGCGCGCGCGCAGGTGATCGCATCACCCTGCCCGAGGGCGTGCCCCATGATCTCGACCATGTCGCCGATCCGCTGCTGAAGATCCTCACGCCCATGACCGGCGGCCAGCCGGGCGGCCAGAGGTTCGATCGTCCACCGGAGCTCACCCAGCTCGCGACGCTGGTCGTCGCGCTGCGGGCCGAACGCGCGCCATTCGATGATGTCGGGATCGAGCAGGTTCCAGTCGCTGACCGGCCGGACCCGAGTGCCCACATTGGGCCGGGCACTGACCAGGCCCTTGGCCTCCAGCACGCGCAGCGACTCCCGCACAACGGTGCGGGAGACCTCGAATCGCTGACCGATCTCCTCCGGAACCAGGGGCCGGTCCGCACCGAGGTCACCGGAAACGATCATCTGACCCAGCTGCTGAACCAGCTGGCCGTGCAGGCCACGGCCCCGGCTGGCCGATCCCCGTCGGCTCATGCGGCCGAGCTCGGTATCAGGGCCGTCCCAGGGCCGGACGGCGGCACGTTCGCCGGTCGACGCCTCCGCATAGGTGTAACGGTCGAGTTCGCCCGGGCCGGCGATGCCGGTGTCGACGGCGCGGGCGGCGGTCATCATGGTGTGCGCAAGGGTACTCACGCATCCTTTGTCGGCGCGGCTCACCCACCTCTTGAGGTCTTTGGTGAAAAGCACACGAAAGGGTGATCGTCACTCACCCCACAATTGACGCCTTAATGGTATAAAACGGGCATTTCCAATGGAGTTGCGGTTGCCCGTCCACGCAGAACCCCTCCGGCGATCACCAACGCACTCTGCCGCGGAGGCTCGTGAACAGATACGCGCAGACAAGGACCGACAACGACAAGGTCAGCGCAGTTCCCACGGGATGCGCCACGACCCTCACCCCAGCCAGCGCCCACCGGTCCACTTCGTGCGGCCACTGCAGCCAGGCCAGTCCTCTGAGCCGGCCCGGGAATCCGCCCATCGAACGGGCGGTCGGCACCTTCGGCATCGCCTGGATGAGTGGAACCATCAGCACAGGAACGGCAAGCACGGCGGCAACACCGGCCGCTGTCACACGGAAGATCCCGGCAGCAAGCAATCCGGCCCAGGCGCAGCCCACCGTCAGACCCGACCAACTCGCGGCCAATGACATCGCATTCGAGGGGACCCGGACCAAGCCCCCGCCGTACACGAGGCGGAGGGACTCGGCCGAGGCCAGCATGGCAAGCAGTGCCAGCAACAGGGCGACGCCCGCCGACACGGCCAGTTTGGCGAGGAGCAGCCCGATCCGGCGAGGGACGGTGCCACGGCCGGCGGCAAGTGCGGGGTAGCGGAACTCGTCGCCGAAGGAGAGGGCACCGAGCAGCCCGGCACCGAGCGCGGCGGGGGGCAGCGGCAACAGCGAAGGCCAGGCGGCCAGTACGTTCGGCAGCGGAGTACGGCCGTTACGGGCGAGCAGGAGGGACAGCGCCGCCGAGGCGACGAGGGCTACGACGACGATCAGCGTCGTGGTCCTGACCCCGAAGAGGCGACGCAGTTCGTATCGCACCGGGCGCAGCGGGCCGCGGGCCGGTCGCCGCCTGATCGGCGGCGGCAGCTGCGCCGCGCCGGAGTTCACGGCCGGGCGCACACCGGGCTCGGGAACGCCGGCAGCGGTGGCGGGGGCAGCACCGGCTTCCGCCGAGGAGCCGGGACCTTCACAGAGGGGCCCGGATGTGGCGACGGAGCGAACAGGGCCGGAGCTGTCGCCGGGCTTGGTGTCGCCGACCTCGTCCGCGAGCTGATGAATGGGAAGGCCATGCCGGAACGCCGCGTCCCCGATTTCCGCGCAGCTGCTCCCGTAGACGGAGAGGCGGCTGCTGCTCGCTTCGGTGACGACTTCGACGGAGCGCCGGGCGGCGCGTGCCTCGCGGCTGACGATCGCAGCCAGGCGGGCGGCGTGCGGGGAACGGACCGCGACACGAGGACGCAGACGGGTGCGGGAGAAGTCCACGCCGTCCTGGTCGGCGACCAGGCGTCCGGTGTCGATGGTCACCACGTGACCGGCCGACCGGGCGGCCTCCTTGGGATCCTGCGTGGTGTACAGAACCGTGCCGCCCTGATCGGCATGGGACCTGAGCATCCCGTGCAGCCAGTCGGCCTCCCGCGCGGTGAGCCCTTCCGCGGGTTCGTCGAGGATCAGGGTGTGCGGGTCGCCGAGCAGCGCGGAGGCGAGTGCCAGCCTGCGGTCCATGCCCGGGGAGAGCGTGCCGATGCGCTGGTCCCCCAGCCCGGCGAGACCGACGGTGTCGAGCAGGGTATCGGCCCGGGATGCGGGGACTCCGGCAGCGGCGCAGAGCATGCGGAGCTGCCCGCGGGCGGTACGGGCGGGGTGCCCCGGTACGTCCCCGAGCAGCACCCCCACTTCCCGTGCCGGGTGCGCCACGCGATGCAGCGGTCTGCCCCGGAAGTACGTGATGCCCCGTCCCGGCTCAAGTTCGAGCATCAGCCGCAGGGCCGAGGTCTTGCCGGAACCGGGCGGGCCCAGCAGTGCAGTGACGCAGCCGGATCCTGCTTCGAACGTGAGGTCGTCCACGGCGGGCAAAACTCCGCGGTGGCGGGCGCTGGTGAGTCCGATGGCCTGGAGCATCGCTTCTCTCGCAGGAGGTGAGGCCGCTCGACGGCAGAAGGTACCGCAGCACGATAACCCGACATATCGGACTTTTAGCGCAACGCTGGCTCCACGGCGTTCCGGCGAACCCGCATACCTCCGAGTGAACCCGCACCCCCCTTGACCATCGCCCCCTCAGACATCGGCCATCGGCCCTCGGCCCGGAGGGGAGCCACCCCAAAGCCACACCTCACCCGTCGGCCCGGAAGGAACTACGCCAAAGCCACACCTCGGGCATCAGCCCTCAAGGGTCAGACCTCAGGCCGCAGCATCGGCGGATTCAGCACTGTGGCCGAACCCGACCGGAACAACTGGGCGGGACGGCCCCCCTGCCTGGTGGTCGTGCCGCCGGCGGGCACCAGGAAGCCGGGCGTACCCGTCACCTTGCGATGGAAGTTCCTCGGATCGAGCACCACGCCCCACACCGCCTCGTACACCCGGCGCAGCTCACCGACGGTGAATGCGGGCGGGCAGAAAGCGGTGGCCAGTGAGGAGTACTCGATCTTGGAACGGGCCCGCTCCACGCCGTCGGCGAGAATCCGGGCATGGTCGAAAGCCAGAGGCGCCTGACTCTCGCCGTCCCGTCCGTAGCCTCCCTCCGGCCCGAGCAGGTCCTCGACCGGGGCCCAGCGCGCACTGTTCGCGTCACCGCCCGCCCGCGGTGCGGGCAGATCAGGGGCCAGTGCGAGATGGGCGACGCTGACGACCCTCATACGAGGATCGCGCGCAGGGTCGCCGTACGTGGCGAGCTGTTCGAGATGGGCCCCATTGCCGACCGCGGGGGTCGCCGGGTCGTGTGCACACAGCCCCGTCTCCTCGACGAGTTCGCGCGCCGCCGCGGCGCCCAGGTCCTCGTCGGCCCTGACGAAACCGCCGGGCAGCGCCCATCTGCCCTGGAAGGGCGTCTCACCTCGGCGTACCACCAGGGCACAGAGCGCGTGACGGCGCACCGTGAGCACGACCAGGTCGACGGTGACAGCGAAGGGCGGGAAGGTCGACGGGTCGTAGGGCGGCATGCCGTGATCATAGTCGTCTGCCTGACGATAAACACTCCCTTCGTGATGCTGTTCATCGGTCACGGCGCCCGGCGGGACCGACGGTGCGGTGCCGGGATCCGGCACCGCACCGTGCTCATCGCCCGGTCCTCGTCCCGCGACGCCCCTGGGTGCGCGATTGTCCGGCCCGGCGTCGGCCCAGCGCCGTACCGGGCCGGGCGGAACCGGTCCGCGTCCGGCGCTGCCCGGCTGTCTGTGCCTGTACCGGACGGGCCCCCGCGACCCGTCCCGCACCGTGACCGCGCCGTACCGTCCGGGTGCCGCGCTCACCGCGCAGGCAGCGTCGCAGCGTCTCCGGATCGAGGCCCTGGTTGCAGGCCTCGTGCAGCAGCTGGGCAAAGGTGTATCCGGGATCCAGCCGCAGGGCGAGGCCCAGTGCCACCCTCGCCGCCGGCTCGTCACCGGTCGACCACGAGACCCAACCCGCCAGTGTGAGCGGAGCCGCCGCATGCTCCTCGTACGGCGCGACACAGCGGCGCGCCAGCGCCCGCCACAGTCTCAGCGCGGACTCCGCCTCGGGCCCTTCCATCCACTCCGCGGCCCTGTCCCGGGTCTCCCGGTCCTGGAGCCCCAGAATCGCCGTGGCCGCCTCCTCATGGCTGATCAGCCGGTCGTCGTTGAGGTCGGAGAGCGAAGGCGTTGCCGCCGGGGCCCGGCCGATGCGCTTCATGAGCCGTCGGGCCAGTTTCAGAGTGGCGTCGCTGACCTCCCTGCGGTTCTCCTCGTCGAGGAGTTTGGGCACCAGTGCGGACCCGGCCGAGTCCAGGGCCAGCTGCTGCTCCCGGCCTGTCACACCCGACTGGGGCGTCAGCCTGGCCTCCATCTCGCGCAGCGATCCCCGTACCTGAACACCGGCGTACGTCGCTGCCGCCGCCATCACAGAGGTGCCGGGCATCGCCAACGGGTTTCCCTCGGCCGGGCAGCAGCGGGCGTCGGGGCAGACGTAGGACCAGAACCTGTTGCCCGAGATGCAGAGAGCTTCGAGCACGGGCACGTCCAATGCCCCGCAGGCGGTCCGCAGCCGCTGGGCGAAGGGGCGCAGCCGTTCCATGGTCTGGTTGCCGGATTCTCCTTCGGCAGGATCCTGGCAGAGGAAGACGACGATCGCGTCCGGTCGCCCGCCGCGCCGCTCGCTCCCCTTGATCAGGCACTCGGCGAGCTGCTCGGCGACGGATGGCCACTCCTGCTCGGACTGCGGAATACCGAGCCTCAGGCGCCCGCCGAAGCGGCCACGGCCGCCGTGCAGGGCAACCATGACCACGCTGTCGTTCGGATGGAATCCCATGAGATACGGGAGGGCGTCGGCCAGCTCTGCGGGCCCACGCAGGGTGATCTGCTGCTCGTCGGACGGGCCGGTGGATTCGTGGTGCTTGTTCATGGGATGACCGTCCCCCGGCCGGGCAAATTCCGCGACCCCCTGTGGATAACTTATCCACAGGGGCCGCGCGGTCGTTCGCGGTTTGTCGTACCCATCGGGTTGCATGGGGGGATGACCAACGCAGACCGTACAGAGCTCAGGGCTTCGGCCGATTCCGTACTGGCACGACTTGTCGGGGACGCCTCCGGCACTGCCCGGCTGCGCGAGGACCAGTGGCGGGCCATCGAGGCACTCGTCGCCGACAAGCGCAGAGCGCTGGTCGTTCAGCGGACCGGCTGGGGAAAGTCCGCCGTGTACTTCGTCGCCACATCGCTGCTGCGCGCGCAGGGCAGTGGGCCCACCGTGATCGTCTCGCCCCTGCTGGCGCTGATGCGCAACCAGGTCGCGGCCGCGGCCAGGGCCGGCATCAGCGCGCGGACGATCAACTCGTCCAACACCGAGGAGTGGGACACCGTGCAGGCCGAGGTGGCCGCCGGCGAAGTGGATGTGCTGCTGGTCAGCCCCGAGCGGCTCAACAATCCCGATTTCCGCGACCAGGTCCTGCCCAGGCTCGCCGCCGCGACCGGGCTGCTCGTGGTCGACGAGGCGCACTGCATCTCCGACTGGGGCCACGACTTCCGGCCCGACTACCGGCGGCTTCGGACCATGCTCGCCGATCTGCCCGCAGGCGTGCCCGTGCTCGCGACCACCGCCACCGCCAATGCCCGCGTGACAGCTGACGTCGCGGAACAGCTGGGCACAGGCGCGGGGACGGACGCGCTGGTCCTGCGCGGGCCGCTGGACCGGGAGAGCCTCAGCCTCGGTGTCCTGCAACTGCCCAATGCCGCGCACCGGCTGGCCTGGCTCGGCGACCACCTCAAAGAACTCCCCGGTTCGGGGATCATCTACACCCTGACGGTCGCGGCGGCCGAGGAGATCACCGCGTACCTCCGCCAGTGCGGTCATACCGTCGCCTCGTACACCGGCCGTACGGAGAACGCCGACCGGCAGCAGGCCGAGGACGATCTGCTCGCCAACCGCGTCAAGGCCCTGGTGGCGACCTCCGCGCTGGGCATGGGATTCGACAAGCCCGACCTCGGCTTCGTCGTCCACCTGGGCTCGCCCTCCTCCCCCATCGCGTACTACCAGCAGGTGGGCCGTGCGGGCCGCGGTGTCGAGCACGCCGAGGTGTTGTTGCTCCCGGGCAAGGAGGACGAAGCGATCTGGCAGTACTTCGCGTCGGTCGCCTTCCCCCCGGAGGAGCAGGTCCGGCGCACGATCGATGCGCTGGCCCAGGCGGGCCGGCCGCTCTCGCTGCCCGCTCTGGAACCGCTGGTCGACCTGCGGCGCACCCGCCTGGAGACCATGCTCAAGGTGCTCGACGTCGACGGCGCGGTCCGCCGGGTCAAGGGGGGCTGGGTCGCCACGGGCGAGCCCTGGGTCTACGACTCCGAGCGGTACGCCTGGGTGGCGCGCCAGCGGGCCACCGAGCAGCAGGCGATGCGCGACTACGCGACGACGGACGGCTGCCGGATGGAGTTCCTTCGCCGCCAGTTGGACGACGAGGAAGCGACCGCATGCGGACGTTGTGACAACTGTGCCGGAGCCCGTTTCGACGAGGCCGTCTCCGCGGCCGCCCTGGACACCGCGCGGGGCGAGCTCGGCCGGCCCGGCGTCGAGGTGGAACCCCGCAAGATGTGGCCGACCGGCCTGGCCGCGGTGGGCGTCGATCTCAAGGGCCGGATCCCCGCAGGCGAGTTGTCCGGCACCGGCCGGGCACTGGGACGCCTCTCCGATATCGGCTGGGGCAACAGGCTGCGCCCCATGCTCGCGGCCCAGGCGCCGGACGCTCCGGTACCGGACGATGTGGCCGAAGCCGTGGTGACCGTGCTGGCCGACTGGGCCAGGGGGCCGGGGGGCTGGGCGCCCGGTGCGGTGGACGCCGTCCCCCGGCCGGTCGGCGTCGTCACCGTGGCCTCGTACAGCAGGCCGCAGCTCATCCAGTCCCTCGGCAGCCGTATCGCCGAGATCGGGCGAATGCCACTGCTGGGCAGCGTCGGCCATGCTCCGGGAGCCGAAGGGGCCCGGATCTCGCAGACCAACAGCGCCCAGCGGGTCCGGTCACTCCATGAGCGGCTCGTCGTGGGGCCCGAGCTGGCCGAGGCCCTGGCGGCGGCCGACGGGCCCGTCCTGCTCGTGGACGATCTCTCGGACACCGGCTGGACCCTCGCGGTAGCCGCCCGGCTTCTGCGGCGGGCCGGCGCTGACGGCGTGTTTCCGCTGGTCCTCGCCGTTCAGGCGTGACAGGTGGCGTCATCCGTTGCCGGACTGGGCAGGGATATCCGTGTCATTACGGCTGATTACCGTCAGCTGCGCCAATTGCTCGTTGCCGCCTGCCGATACGCCAGGAAGAATTGGACTCGCTCCCCGCACGGTCTATTCGCGGGCCCGGAAGGGCTGTGCCGCGGCGCGCCCTCACCCGACCCTGCCCGCATCGTGGGCGCGTATGCGAAGGGAGGACCGTGACCTTCGGATTCGCTCCGTCCGCAGCCACTTCCATGTCGCCGGCCGCCGACTCCGCCAACCGCCTGGGCAGAATGCTCGAACCGGCCGAGTGGGCAGCGGCGGGCATACCGCTGCTGCGCAGCCCGCGCGAGGTGGTCAGCGGTCTGCACGCCAGGCACCGGCCGACCCCGCAAACCGCGGTCGTCGCCGTGCTCGACCACGAGGAACGCCTGACGGCCAGCGCCTCGTTCGCCCGTCGTTCGGTGACGGCGGACGGCTGGGAATTCCGTAACTCCCTGCTGGCGCACCTGCGCCGCGTCATCCCGCACGATCTCCGCCGCCGCACTCCCGTCCGTACCGCGGTACTGCTCTACTGCCGCGAGGGGGACGAGCGTTGGACGGAGGAGGACGGGGCCTGGATGTGGGGGCTGCGCGACGCCTGCACCCTGCACGGGTTGCGGTGCGGCGCGTACATCACGCTGACCCGCGGCGGCTGGCAGGTGCTCGGCGAGGGGCGCGGTGGCCGTCGCCCCAACTCCACGTCGCAGCCGTCCGCTCTCGCGGACACCGCGCGGGGCCAGGACCCTGGCCCTCTGCGCACGGGCGGCGGCGCGGTCCAGGCGTTGAACCGCACCGCGGCTCGCTGACCCGGGCCGTTGGGCCCGGCCGCCCTGATGGGCAGCCGGGTCACCACGGACCGGCAGGCGGTGCGGCTCGGACAGCCACACCTAACACGGCGATATCCGCCGCAGCTCAGACACCCGCGCCGAGCAGGGCGGTGACCCGCTGCGGGTCACCGCAGACGATCAGCAGGGCTCCGGCGCGGCTCTGCGCCGCGGACAGCGCACGGGCGGCGGTGTCGTCGTCGACGGCACCGTTGACCGCGATGATCACCACCGGTCGCGACGTCACCCGGTCCGCCGCTGCGGCACCGGCGAAGAACACGTCGTCGCCCGCTTCGTGCTGTGCCCAGTAGGCGGCTTCACCGAAGGAGAGCTCGTGCGTCGCCCACGGGTGCTGCTCACCAGTGGTGAGCACCAGGATGTCGCCGGGTGCTCGGCCGGAGTCGAGCAGCAGGTCCACCGCCTCGTCGGCGGCGTCGAGCGCACCTTCGACCGCGGCAGGGATCACCTGGAGCTGGGGTGCGGAACGATTCTCCGGCCGGGCCGCCTGGGGCCGGACGGAGTTGGAGTGCGGGCGCGGCGCCGGGGGCGCGGGCCTCGCGGGGCCGGGACCCGGACGACCGGGGCGCGGCATGGCCGCGGAACGCGGACCGGGTACGGGACGGGGGGTCGACGCGGTGCGGCCGGTGGCCGGCGTGGCGCGGGGACCCTGGGCGCTCTCGTGAATCTGAGGCTCCTCGGGGATGAGAGGCATGGGTGGTTGTCTATCAAACGCCGACGCGCGAGGCATCAGCGGGTGGGCACATGTGCGCGATCAGAAGTCGAAGCCGAGCTGGCCCCCGCTTTCCAGTGCGGCCGCCTCGGCGGAGAAGCGGACCTTCTTGAGGTGCTGCCACCTGGGCAGCGCGTCGAGGTAGGACCACGAGAGGCGGTGATGGGCGGTGGGGCCCTGCTCCTCCAGCGCGGCCCTGTGCACAGGGGACGGGTAGCCGGCGTTGGCAGCGAAGGCGAAGTCCGCGTACTCGCCGGAATCCGCGCCCAGTTCGGCCATCAC
This genomic interval from Streptomyces sp. NBC_00464 contains the following:
- a CDS encoding RNA polymerase sigma factor, whose product is MSASTSRTLPPEIAESESVMALIERGKADGQIAGDDVRRAFEADQIPPTQWKNVLRSLNQILEEEGVTLMVSAAEPSKRARKSVAAKSPVKRTATKTVAAKTTVTRTVAATAAPSAETVDAVADDAAAAAPAKKAAAKKTAAKKTAVKKTAAKKTASKKAGKQDDEILDGDDAAEEVKAGKGEEEEGEGENKGFVLSDDDEDDAPAQQVAVAGATADPVKDYLKQIGKVPLLNAEQEVELAKRIEAGLFAEDKLANADKLAPKLKRELEIIAEDGRRAKNHLLEANLRLVVSLAKRYTGRGMLFLDLIQEGNLGLIRAVEKFDYTKGYKFSTYATWWIRQAITRAMADQARTIRIPVHMVEVINKLARVQRQMLQDLGREPTPEELAKELDMTPEKVIEVQKYGREPISLHTPLGEDGDSEFGDLIEDSEAVVPADAVSFTLLQEQLHSVLDTLSEREAGVVSMRFGLTDGQPKTLDEIGKVYGVTRERIRQIESKTMSKLRHPSRSQVLRDYLD
- a CDS encoding FadR/GntR family transcriptional regulator; this translates as MMTAARAVDTGIAGPGELDRYTYAEASTGERAAVRPWDGPDTELGRMSRRGSASRGRGLHGQLVQQLGQMIVSGDLGADRPLVPEEIGQRFEVSRTVVRESLRVLEAKGLVSARPNVGTRVRPVSDWNLLDPDIIEWRAFGPQRDDQRRELGELRWTIEPLAARLAAGHGREDLQQRIGDMVEIMGHALGQGDAITCARADAEFHSLLIQAAGNRMLEHLSGIVSAALQVSGGPVTGCDRPNEASLGHHASIVDALAAGDSAGAEAAMRQLLVVHPEVERVVPGPREQH
- a CDS encoding ABC transporter ATP-binding protein, which encodes MLQAIGLTSARHRGVLPAVDDLTFEAGSGCVTALLGPPGSGKTSALRLMLELEPGRGITYFRGRPLHRVAHPAREVGVLLGDVPGHPARTARGQLRMLCAAAGVPASRADTLLDTVGLAGLGDQRIGTLSPGMDRRLALASALLGDPHTLILDEPAEGLTAREADWLHGMLRSHADQGGTVLYTTQDPKEAARSAGHVVTIDTGRLVADQDGVDFSRTRLRPRVAVRSPHAARLAAIVSREARAARRSVEVVTEASSSRLSVYGSSCAEIGDAAFRHGLPIHQLADEVGDTKPGDSSGPVRSVATSGPLCEGPGSSAEAGAAPATAAGVPEPGVRPAVNSGAAQLPPPIRRRPARGPLRPVRYELRRLFGVRTTTLIVVVALVASAALSLLLARNGRTPLPNVLAAWPSLLPLPPAALGAGLLGALSFGDEFRYPALAAGRGTVPRRIGLLLAKLAVSAGVALLLALLAMLASAESLRLVYGGGLVRVPSNAMSLAASWSGLTVGCAWAGLLAAGIFRVTAAGVAAVLAVPVLMVPLIQAMPKVPTARSMGGFPGRLRGLAWLQWPHEVDRWALAGVRVVAHPVGTALTLSLSVLVCAYLFTSLRGRVRW
- a CDS encoding NUDIX hydrolase — translated: MPPYDPSTFPPFAVTVDLVVLTVRRHALCALVVRRGETPFQGRWALPGGFVRADEDLGAAAARELVEETGLCAHDPATPAVGNGAHLEQLATYGDPARDPRMRVVSVAHLALAPDLPAPRAGGDANSARWAPVEDLLGPEGGYGRDGESQAPLAFDHARILADGVERARSKIEYSSLATAFCPPAFTVGELRRVYEAVWGVVLDPRNFHRKVTGTPGFLVPAGGTTTRQGGRPAQLFRSGSATVLNPPMLRPEV
- a CDS encoding DUF4192 domain-containing protein; its protein translation is MNKHHESTGPSDEQQITLRGPAELADALPYLMGFHPNDSVVMVALHGGRGRFGGRLRLGIPQSEQEWPSVAEQLAECLIKGSERRGGRPDAIVVFLCQDPAEGESGNQTMERLRPFAQRLRTACGALDVPVLEALCISGNRFWSYVCPDARCCPAEGNPLAMPGTSVMAAAATYAGVQVRGSLREMEARLTPQSGVTGREQQLALDSAGSALVPKLLDEENRREVSDATLKLARRLMKRIGRAPAATPSLSDLNDDRLISHEEAATAILGLQDRETRDRAAEWMEGPEAESALRLWRALARRCVAPYEEHAAAPLTLAGWVSWSTGDEPAARVALGLALRLDPGYTFAQLLHEACNQGLDPETLRRCLRGERGTRTVRRGHGAGRVAGARPVQAQTAGQRRTRTGSARPGTALGRRRAGQSRTQGRRGTRTGR
- a CDS encoding RecQ family ATP-dependent DNA helicase → MTNADRTELRASADSVLARLVGDASGTARLREDQWRAIEALVADKRRALVVQRTGWGKSAVYFVATSLLRAQGSGPTVIVSPLLALMRNQVAAAARAGISARTINSSNTEEWDTVQAEVAAGEVDVLLVSPERLNNPDFRDQVLPRLAAATGLLVVDEAHCISDWGHDFRPDYRRLRTMLADLPAGVPVLATTATANARVTADVAEQLGTGAGTDALVLRGPLDRESLSLGVLQLPNAAHRLAWLGDHLKELPGSGIIYTLTVAAAEEITAYLRQCGHTVASYTGRTENADRQQAEDDLLANRVKALVATSALGMGFDKPDLGFVVHLGSPSSPIAYYQQVGRAGRGVEHAEVLLLPGKEDEAIWQYFASVAFPPEEQVRRTIDALAQAGRPLSLPALEPLVDLRRTRLETMLKVLDVDGAVRRVKGGWVATGEPWVYDSERYAWVARQRATEQQAMRDYATTDGCRMEFLRRQLDDEEATACGRCDNCAGARFDEAVSAAALDTARGELGRPGVEVEPRKMWPTGLAAVGVDLKGRIPAGELSGTGRALGRLSDIGWGNRLRPMLAAQAPDAPVPDDVAEAVVTVLADWARGPGGWAPGAVDAVPRPVGVVTVASYSRPQLIQSLGSRIAEIGRMPLLGSVGHAPGAEGARISQTNSAQRVRSLHERLVVGPELAEALAAADGPVLLVDDLSDTGWTLAVAARLLRRAGADGVFPLVLAVQA